A single window of Brachionichthys hirsutus isolate HB-005 unplaced genomic scaffold, CSIRO-AGI_Bhir_v1 contig_853, whole genome shotgun sequence DNA harbors:
- the LOC137913779 gene encoding transmembrane protein 11, mitochondrial-like, which translates to MASLARRRGVPVSRERGVMAATDCYIVHEIYNGENAQDQFEYELEQALEAQYKYIVIEPTRIGDETARWITVGNCLHKTAVLSGIACLMTPLSLSLEYSRYVALSTGALSVACAALYGISWQFDPCCKYQVEYDSQKLSRLPLHTLTSSTPVVLVRRDDVHRKRLHNTIALTALAYCAKKIYELYAI; encoded by the exons ATGGCGTCGCTGGCAAGGAGGCGCGGTGTCCCAGTAAGCAGGGAGAG AGGAGTAATGGCGGCGACAGACTGCTACATTGTGCATGAGATCTACAATGGGGAGAATGCCCAGGACCAGTTTGAGTATGAGCTGGAGCAGGCCCTGGAGGCCCAGTATAAATACATTGTTATTGAGCCCACACGCATCGGAGATGAAACAGCCCGTTGGATTACCGTGGGCAACTGCCTGCACAAGACGGCCGTGTTGTCAGGCATTGCTTGTCTCATGACGCCACTTTCACTGTCCCTTGAATACTCGCGTTATGTGGCATTGTCCACCGGTGCCCTCAGTGTAGCATGTGCTGCCCTCTATGGAATTTCGTGGCAGTTTGACCCCTGCTGCAAGTACCAGGTGGAATATGACAGCCAAAAACTTTCTCGGCTGCCGCTCCACACGCTCACCTCCTCGACGCCCGTGGTTTTGGTACGCAGGGATGACGTCCACAGGAAGAGACTCCATAATACGATAGCACTGACTGCTCTGGCGTATTGCGCCAAGAAGATCTACGAACTCTACGCAATATGA
- the LOC137913783 gene encoding protein NATD1-like — translation MAQAANALDATNAQIQVEHDKKRQQFVIRLNGSHDRAVLLYEYVGKKTVDLQHTEVPDAYRGRGIAKHLAKAAMDFVVEEDLKARLTCWYIQKYVKENPQPQYFEHIHQ, via the exons ATGGCACAGGCAGCAAATGCTTTAGACGCGACAAACGCTCAGATCCAGGTGGAACACGATAAAAAGCGCCAGCAGTTTGTGATAAGACTGAACG GATCACATGATCGTGCAGTTCTTCTGTACGAATACGTTGGGAAGAAGACGGTGGATTTGCAACACACTGAAGTTCCTGATGCttacagaggaagaggaattgCAAAGCACCTGGCCAAG GCAGCCATGGACTTTGTGGTGGAAGAGGATCTCAAAGCCCGCTTGACCTGCTGGTACattcagaaatatgtcaaagAGAATCCTCAGCCTCAGTATTTTGAACATATTCATCAATGA